One Methylocaldum marinum DNA window includes the following coding sequences:
- a CDS encoding TonB-dependent receptor family protein produces the protein MLRCKRVIWPLSLVCLAANLPSQVRADEQAAPPESLGTIQVIGSEAQARDMPASAQYIDTSEIREQSYSDLNRILRRVPGVNIREEDGFGLFPNISFRGVDTTRSAKITVMEDGVLTAPAPYSAPAAYFSPAAGRMSGIEVLKGSSQIKYGPHITGGVLNYLSTPIPESGKAYLKFLFGSYNEVRTHGYVGDTLSTENGRFGYLVEGFYRGSDGFKTIDETADFRNGDATGFQQVEPMVRLSWEPNTDIYQRLEVKFGYSNMDADETYLGLSDTDFRKDPYRRYSASRFDNISSEHFRGFARYFISPTDNLDIITTAYYSEFNRNWQKLNDLRGGVTGNMNLSSALAGAGNGLGLDCVKGSIACNLRVRDNNRSYYLGGVETVANYRFDLGATHHELSGGFRYHEDQETRFQHDTVYNQAAGGTIIGKTVGAPGSQDDRKGLTNAYAFFLKDRIEWGNWGFTPGIRYEHLHQTYKNNLSPGNNGSSSLDMYAGGASLDYRFNEDFMMFGSVHRGFSPPGPQDAVVDKLKEETSNAYELGGRYSHGAFYAEIVGFYTQFENLLVVDSIGGTGSDANQNFGKVDSRGVELALNFDAGNAFAWGFSNPYFLSFTYTNAVQLNDAASTDPESIFSFGKKGNRVPYIPEYTLSFGSGLHFDHWGVDVTVNYVGETYTSASNTSAQVNGAGQPDARFGKTDDFVLLDISGYYQLTKGVKVLAGIQNATDEEYIVSRQPHGPRPGMPLFAYGGFELDFDI, from the coding sequence ATGCTGCGTTGTAAACGTGTTATCTGGCCGTTGTCATTGGTATGCCTTGCGGCGAACCTGCCATCACAGGTCCGGGCGGACGAACAGGCTGCGCCGCCGGAGAGCCTGGGCACGATTCAGGTTATCGGCAGCGAGGCGCAAGCCCGGGACATGCCGGCTTCGGCCCAATACATAGACACTTCGGAAATCCGCGAACAGAGCTATAGCGACCTCAACCGCATCTTGCGCCGCGTGCCCGGCGTCAACATCCGGGAAGAGGATGGTTTCGGATTATTTCCCAATATCAGTTTCCGCGGCGTCGATACTACCCGAAGCGCCAAGATTACCGTCATGGAGGACGGCGTTCTGACCGCTCCCGCGCCTTATTCCGCGCCCGCCGCTTACTTTTCGCCCGCTGCCGGACGCATGAGCGGCATCGAAGTCTTGAAAGGTTCCAGTCAGATCAAATACGGTCCGCATATCACGGGCGGGGTACTGAATTATCTCTCGACTCCGATTCCGGAAAGCGGCAAAGCTTATCTGAAGTTTCTTTTCGGCAGCTATAACGAAGTCAGAACGCACGGGTATGTCGGAGATACCTTGAGTACCGAGAACGGGCGTTTCGGTTACCTGGTGGAAGGTTTTTACCGCGGTTCGGACGGATTCAAGACGATCGATGAAACTGCGGATTTCCGCAATGGCGACGCAACCGGATTTCAGCAGGTCGAACCCATGGTCCGCCTGTCCTGGGAACCCAATACGGATATTTACCAAAGACTTGAAGTAAAGTTCGGTTATTCGAACATGGATGCCGATGAAACCTATCTCGGGCTGAGCGATACGGACTTCAGGAAAGATCCTTATCGCCGCTATTCGGCGTCTCGCTTCGATAATATTTCGAGCGAACATTTTCGAGGATTCGCCCGTTACTTTATTTCTCCGACCGATAACCTGGATATCATCACGACGGCTTATTACAGCGAATTCAATAGAAACTGGCAAAAATTGAACGATCTCCGGGGGGGCGTAACGGGCAACATGAATTTGTCCTCCGCCCTGGCAGGAGCCGGGAACGGTCTGGGCCTCGATTGCGTAAAAGGGAGCATCGCCTGTAATTTGCGCGTGCGGGACAACAACCGCAGTTATTACTTGGGCGGGGTTGAAACTGTCGCGAATTACCGTTTCGATTTAGGCGCCACGCACCACGAACTCAGCGGAGGATTCCGTTATCACGAGGATCAGGAGACCCGGTTTCAGCACGATACCGTCTACAATCAGGCGGCGGGTGGAACGATTATCGGCAAGACGGTCGGCGCGCCGGGAAGCCAGGATGACAGGAAAGGCTTGACCAATGCCTATGCCTTCTTTCTGAAGGACCGTATCGAGTGGGGGAATTGGGGATTCACGCCGGGTATCCGTTACGAGCATTTGCATCAAACTTACAAGAACAACTTGTCGCCCGGGAATAACGGCAGCAGCTCTCTCGACATGTATGCCGGAGGCGCGAGCCTGGATTATCGCTTTAACGAAGACTTCATGATGTTCGGCAGCGTCCACCGTGGATTTTCGCCGCCCGGTCCTCAGGATGCAGTGGTCGACAAGCTCAAGGAAGAAACCAGCAATGCGTATGAATTGGGCGGACGCTATTCCCATGGCGCTTTTTACGCCGAAATCGTCGGGTTTTATACGCAGTTCGAGAACTTGCTGGTTGTCGACAGCATTGGCGGTACCGGTAGCGATGCGAATCAAAACTTCGGCAAGGTCGACAGCCGTGGTGTCGAACTGGCTCTGAATTTCGATGCCGGCAACGCTTTCGCATGGGGCTTCAGCAATCCGTATTTTTTGTCGTTCACATACACTAACGCGGTGCAGTTGAACGATGCCGCCTCGACCGATCCGGAATCGATTTTCAGCTTCGGCAAGAAAGGCAACCGCGTACCCTATATTCCCGAATACACGCTCAGCTTCGGCAGCGGTCTGCATTTCGACCACTGGGGGGTGGACGTCACGGTCAACTATGTCGGCGAAACCTATACCAGCGCGAGCAACACCAGCGCGCAAGTCAACGGCGCGGGGCAGCCGGATGCCCGTTTCGGCAAGACCGACGACTTCGTCCTTCTGGATATTTCCGGCTACTATCAACTCACCAAGGGCGTAAAAGTTCTAGCCGGCATCCAAAACGCGACCGACGAGGAATATATCGTGTCCCGACAACCGCATGGCCCGCGCCCCGGCATGCCTTTGTTCGCTTACGGCGGTTTCGAACTGGATTTCGATATTTAG
- a CDS encoding sugar ABC transporter substrate-binding protein, which translates to MRLTGLLLIPVLLVACSRNGGQTVLEFWAMGREGEVVQSLVPEFERRNPAIRVKVQQIPWSAAHEKLLTAYAGEAMPDVFQLGNTWIPEFVVLQAIVNLDDRLPAVQRRDYFEGILETNHIDRELYGLPWYVDTRLLFYRTDILAEAGFSMPPRTWSEWLEAMAAVKALPGGERYALLLPMNEWQAPTILGFQLGAELLRNDARFGNFQSDAFRRAFHFYLDLFRQGYAPAVSEAQIANLYQAFGSGYFAMYVTGPWNIGEFEHRLPKALRDRWATAPMPAPDENYPGLSLAGGASLAISRHSDHKDQAWKLIEFLSEPEQQVAFYRLTGDLPARRSAWQHPDLASETRAQAFKVQLERVVYTPKIPEWERIAGKIAHYAEKAVRGELTEDRALAALDQDVDHILEKRRWLLRKQAR; encoded by the coding sequence GTGCGCTTGACCGGTTTGCTGCTGATTCCCGTGCTGCTCGTTGCCTGCAGCCGGAACGGAGGGCAGACCGTGCTCGAATTCTGGGCCATGGGACGGGAGGGCGAGGTAGTCCAGTCTCTGGTGCCCGAATTCGAACGCCGCAATCCGGCTATTCGCGTCAAGGTACAGCAAATTCCCTGGAGTGCGGCTCACGAGAAGCTGCTGACCGCGTACGCGGGCGAAGCGATGCCCGATGTGTTCCAGCTGGGAAATACCTGGATTCCGGAATTCGTGGTCCTGCAAGCCATCGTCAATCTTGACGACCGGCTGCCAGCCGTGCAACGCAGGGATTATTTCGAGGGAATTCTCGAAACCAACCATATCGACCGGGAACTTTACGGACTGCCCTGGTACGTCGATACCCGCCTGCTTTTTTACCGTACGGATATTCTGGCCGAAGCCGGTTTTTCCATGCCACCGAGAACCTGGAGCGAGTGGCTAGAGGCCATGGCGGCCGTCAAAGCGCTGCCCGGTGGAGAGCGCTACGCTCTGCTCCTGCCCATGAACGAATGGCAAGCTCCTACGATTCTGGGCTTCCAGCTCGGTGCGGAACTGCTTCGCAACGATGCCCGGTTCGGCAATTTTCAAAGCGACGCCTTTCGCCGAGCCTTTCACTTCTATCTCGATCTGTTCCGCCAAGGATACGCCCCGGCCGTATCGGAGGCCCAGATCGCCAATCTTTACCAGGCGTTCGGCAGCGGCTATTTCGCAATGTACGTCACCGGTCCCTGGAATATCGGCGAGTTCGAACACCGCCTTCCGAAGGCCTTGCGGGACCGCTGGGCCACCGCGCCCATGCCGGCTCCCGATGAGAATTATCCCGGCCTCTCGCTGGCCGGAGGGGCCAGTCTCGCGATCTCCCGCCATTCAGACCACAAAGATCAAGCCTGGAAGCTGATCGAGTTTCTGTCCGAACCCGAACAGCAAGTCGCCTTTTACCGCCTGACCGGCGACCTCCCCGCCCGCCGCTCCGCCTGGCAACACCCCGATCTGGCTTCAGAGACTCGCGCGCAAGCTTTCAAGGTTCAACTGGAGCGAGTGGTATACACGCCGAAAATACCCGAATGGGAAAGGATCGCCGGCAAGATTGCCCATTACGCCGAAAAGGCGGTGCGCGGCGAATTGACGGAAGACCGAGCCTTAGCCGCCCTGGACCAGGACGTGGACCACATTCTCGAAAAGCGGCGTTGGCTGTTGCGGAAACAGGCTCGATGA
- a CDS encoding carbohydrate ABC transporter permease, producing the protein MKNAMLPANPAFWFVAPALVLIAVFFFLPAAASLFLSFTDFDIYALGDLERLRFVALENYLRLLRDPLFWTALKNTLYFVLIGGPLSVAVSLGAALLVNHRLVRFKGLFRSLLFLPVVTTLVAIAVVWRYLYHPRHGFLNYLLGQFGLGPVDWLGDPDWAMPAIILMAIWKNFGFNMIIFIAGLQSIPTRLYEAAVIDGANAWRQFRHVTLPMLAPTFVFVTVITMIGYFQLFAEPYVMTQGGPANSTLSVALLMFQEGFRWWNLGYAAAVAFTLFLIVLAGTLLQLRLRRGAI; encoded by the coding sequence ATGAAAAATGCGATGCTACCGGCAAACCCTGCTTTCTGGTTCGTTGCGCCGGCCTTGGTCCTGATCGCCGTCTTCTTTTTTTTGCCGGCCGCGGCGTCCCTGTTTCTCAGCTTCACCGATTTCGACATTTACGCCCTCGGCGACCTCGAACGGCTGCGCTTCGTGGCGCTCGAAAACTACCTTCGTTTGCTCCGCGACCCCTTGTTCTGGACCGCCCTGAAAAATACGTTGTATTTCGTGCTTATCGGTGGCCCGTTGTCAGTGGCCGTATCGCTCGGCGCAGCGCTTTTGGTCAATCACCGCCTGGTCCGGTTCAAGGGACTGTTCCGCTCGCTGCTGTTCCTGCCGGTCGTCACCACCCTGGTGGCGATAGCCGTGGTCTGGCGCTATCTCTACCACCCCCGCCACGGCTTCCTGAATTACCTTCTCGGTCAGTTCGGACTCGGTCCCGTCGACTGGCTGGGCGATCCCGACTGGGCCATGCCGGCGATCATCCTGATGGCGATCTGGAAGAACTTCGGCTTCAATATGATCATCTTCATCGCAGGGCTGCAAAGCATTCCCACCCGCCTGTACGAGGCCGCGGTCATCGACGGCGCGAACGCATGGCGCCAGTTCCGCCACGTCACCTTGCCCATGCTGGCGCCAACCTTCGTCTTCGTCACCGTCATCACAATGATCGGTTACTTCCAGCTTTTCGCCGAACCTTACGTGATGACCCAGGGCGGCCCAGCGAACAGCACTCTAAGCGTGGCCCTTTTGATGTTCCAGGAAGGCTTTCGCTGGTGGAATCTCGGCTACGCGGCGGCGGTGGCATTCACGTTATTCCTGATCGTTCTGGCGGGGACGCTGTTGCAGTTGAGACTCAGGCGAGGGGCAATCTGA
- a CDS encoding carbohydrate ABC transporter permease, whose protein sequence is MTVFSGNRIKALLLHLALVAAALVTLFPLFWMVSVSLMPSAEANRFPPPLLPESPTLEHYRILFSRLSLATYLLNSTLIAALVTALSLLINSLAGYAFAKLRFRGRDRLFRLLLASMVIPAQVAMLPLFLMLKEMGLVNTYGGVIVPGMASIFGIFLIRQYALSIPDSLLDAARIDGAGEFRIYRTLVLPLCKPILVTLAIFTFLGAWNDFMWPLIILTENDLYTLPVALANLLGEHAQDAELMMAGSVLTVLPVILLFFALQKYYIEGLVLGSVKE, encoded by the coding sequence GTGACCGTCTTTTCCGGAAACCGGATCAAAGCGCTGCTGCTTCACCTGGCGCTGGTCGCGGCAGCGCTCGTGACCTTGTTCCCGCTGTTCTGGATGGTGTCCGTCTCCTTGATGCCTTCGGCCGAGGCGAACCGATTCCCGCCCCCGCTCCTGCCGGAATCGCCGACGCTGGAACATTACCGGATACTGTTCTCTCGCTTGAGTCTCGCCACTTATCTTCTGAACAGCACGTTGATCGCCGCGCTGGTCACGGCCCTGTCCCTGTTGATCAATTCCCTGGCCGGCTATGCTTTCGCCAAGCTTAGGTTCAGGGGGCGCGACCGCCTGTTCCGGCTGCTTTTGGCATCCATGGTGATTCCGGCGCAAGTCGCCATGCTGCCCTTGTTTCTGATGCTGAAGGAAATGGGACTGGTGAACACCTACGGCGGAGTGATCGTTCCCGGCATGGCGAGCATCTTCGGCATCTTTCTGATACGGCAATACGCACTCTCGATTCCCGACAGCCTCCTGGACGCCGCCCGCATCGACGGTGCCGGCGAATTCCGCATTTACCGGACGCTCGTTCTGCCGCTCTGCAAGCCGATTCTGGTCACCCTCGCCATCTTCACCTTCCTGGGCGCCTGGAACGATTTCATGTGGCCGCTCATCATCCTCACCGAGAACGATCTCTATACCCTCCCGGTCGCTCTCGCCAATCTACTCGGCGAGCACGCTCAAGACGCCGAACTGATGATGGCCGGATCGGTGCTCACGGTACTGCCGGTGATTCTTTTGTTTTTCGCCCTCCAGAAGTACTACATCGAAGGCCTGGTCCTCGGAAGCGTCAAGGAATGA